In Phenylobacterium koreense, one DNA window encodes the following:
- a CDS encoding DUF2853 family protein has translation MAEDWSIDVRKYAPDADSGVIAAIVRYLGIALQNRDSSLVSFSDKAETDRVRENYLKKKLGLTDSDAALDSAIAEVGERMGGDPTKNRVTAYYLLAEKFRKLSVFGGMDRRVGGAAAMAATAAAAPAAAVVADTPIERRVEREQPPAAPYAVRAGAAAAPARRGITWWPWLLAAALAALLVGLVLLANRRPAEVATAPAVAPVETAPAATAQAPAPAEAAPPVATTPAPVAGTTIGLPANVYFALGSAAIGPGSQAAINAAASAANAGGARLAITGYTDRTGDLAQNQALARNRAVAVRDALIAAGVSEANIEMRPPAMVETGSTNAPELDARRVEISRL, from the coding sequence ATGGCTGAAGACTGGTCCATCGATGTCAGGAAGTACGCGCCCGACGCGGACTCCGGCGTGATCGCCGCGATCGTGCGATACCTTGGGATCGCGCTGCAGAACCGGGATTCGTCCCTGGTGTCATTCAGTGACAAGGCCGAGACCGACCGGGTGCGCGAGAACTATCTGAAGAAGAAACTCGGCCTGACCGACAGCGACGCTGCGCTCGACAGCGCGATCGCCGAGGTGGGCGAGCGCATGGGCGGCGACCCGACCAAGAACCGGGTGACCGCCTACTACCTGCTGGCCGAGAAATTCCGGAAGCTGTCGGTGTTCGGCGGCATGGATCGGCGTGTCGGCGGCGCAGCGGCGATGGCGGCGACCGCGGCGGCGGCTCCGGCCGCGGCAGTGGTGGCCGACACCCCGATCGAGCGGCGCGTCGAACGGGAGCAGCCGCCGGCCGCGCCCTACGCCGTGAGGGCGGGCGCCGCGGCCGCGCCGGCTAGACGAGGGATCACCTGGTGGCCGTGGTTGCTGGCGGCCGCCCTAGCCGCGCTGCTGGTCGGGTTGGTGTTGCTGGCCAATCGGCGGCCCGCAGAGGTAGCGACCGCTCCGGCCGTCGCTCCCGTGGAGACGGCGCCTGCCGCAACCGCGCAGGCCCCGGCGCCCGCGGAAGCCGCGCCGCCGGTGGCGACCACGCCGGCTCCGGTCGCGGGGACGACGATCGGCCTGCCGGCGAACGTGTATTTCGCCCTCGGATCGGCGGCGATCGGGCCCGGCAGCCAGGCCGCGATCAACGCCGCCGCTTCGGCCGCCAACGCCGGCGGCGCCAGGTTGGCCATAACCGGCTATACCGATCGCACCGGCGACTTGGCGCAGAACCAGGCCCTGGCGCGAAACCGGGCGGTTGCGGTTCGGGACGCCCTGATCGCCGCCGGCGTGTCGGAGGCCAATATCGAGATGCGTCCTCCGGCGATGGTAGAGACCGGCTCGACCAACGCGCCTGAACTCGACGCGCGGCGGGTGGAGATCAGCCGGCTGTAA
- the ybaK gene encoding Cys-tRNA(Pro) deacylase, which translates to MAKATPATRALDKAGVAYELHAYDYDPDAPRVGLQAAESLGVAPDQVLKTLMTLVDGKPVCAVLASDQEVAMKKLAAAVGGKSAQMMKPADAERITGYRVGGVSPFGQKRQVPTVVDQAALAHAKVFVNGGQRGLQALLSPADLVAALPAKVASLT; encoded by the coding sequence ATGGCCAAGGCGACCCCTGCGACCCGCGCGCTGGACAAGGCCGGGGTCGCCTACGAGCTGCACGCCTACGACTACGACCCCGACGCGCCGCGGGTGGGCCTGCAGGCCGCCGAGAGCCTGGGCGTGGCGCCCGACCAGGTCCTCAAGACGCTCATGACCCTGGTCGACGGCAAGCCGGTCTGCGCCGTGCTCGCCTCCGACCAGGAGGTCGCGATGAAGAAGCTGGCGGCCGCGGTCGGTGGAAAATCGGCGCAGATGATGAAGCCAGCCGACGCCGAGCGGATCACCGGCTATCGGGTCGGCGGGGTCAGTCCGTTCGGCCAGAAGCGCCAGGTCCCCACCGTCGTGGACCAGGCCGCCCTCGCACACGCCAAAGTGTTCGTGAATGGCGGCCAGCGCGGATTGCAGGCGCTGCTGTCTCCGGCTGACCTCGTGGCGGCCCTGCCCGCCAAGGTGGCGTCCCTGACCTGA
- a CDS encoding PaaI family thioesterase, with protein sequence MADVFPTKSDDLAGDLNAMQQGYLPGELGLEVLEVRNGYLRSQVKVEHKHMAPNGFLHAASVIALLDSAAGYGCRTSLPQDAIGFTTIELKSNFLGTARIGDTVLCEANLVHGGRMTQVWDATATHAESGKAMALFRCTQMILYPR encoded by the coding sequence ATGGCGGACGTCTTCCCCACCAAGAGCGACGATCTCGCCGGCGACCTCAACGCCATGCAGCAGGGCTACCTTCCCGGCGAGCTCGGCCTCGAGGTGCTGGAGGTCCGCAACGGCTACCTGCGCAGCCAGGTGAAGGTCGAGCACAAGCACATGGCGCCCAACGGCTTCCTGCACGCCGCCAGCGTCATCGCCCTGCTCGACTCCGCGGCCGGCTACGGCTGCCGCACCTCGCTGCCGCAGGACGCGATCGGCTTCACCACCATCGAGCTGAAGAGCAACTTCCTGGGCACCGCCAGGATCGGCGACACCGTGCTCTGCGAGGCCAACCTCGTCCACGGCGGCCGCATGACCCAGGTCTGGGACGCCACCGCGACACACGCCGAGAGCGGCAAGGCCATGGCGCTCTTCCGCTGCACCCAGATGATCCTCTACCCGCGCTGA
- a CDS encoding amidohydrolase translates to MKNLPAAVLAAGLLCSAAPAALAQSYPAAKIASLKSSAQAGVESRAKLAQQMNDQIFSYGELAFQEVETSKYVTGVLEANGFKVERGVAGLPTGWTATWTHGSGGPVIVLGSDIDGIPKASQKPGVPWHDPLVAGAPGHGEGHNSGQAVNVVAALAVKDLMEKNDIAGTLVLWPGVAEELVAGKAYMVRDGVFKNADVALFTHVGSNLGTGWGATSGTGLVSVEYTFKGAAAHSAGSPWRGRSALDAVELMNMGWNMRREHLRPEQRSHYVITDGGDQPNVVPSTATVWYYFREQTFDGIRKNYEIGNAMAEGAAKMTDTTASWRILGTAAPRHFNRPLAEAAKANIDKVGLPKWTADEQAFAKAVQKNLGSATQKGLATELDKLEAPVEKPASGGSDDIGDISWTLPTITVVYPANIPDLPGHHWANAISMATPIAHKGVVAGSKVIAMTMVDVLTEPALRKNAKDYFVNVQTKTQKYVPMIGPNDKPAIEINSEVMARYRPQMRELYYDPARYPTYLEQLGVKWPVTDLTPPAGYKVD, encoded by the coding sequence ATGAAAAACCTTCCGGCCGCCGTCCTGGCGGCAGGCCTGCTGTGCTCGGCCGCGCCGGCGGCCCTGGCCCAGTCCTATCCGGCGGCGAAGATCGCCAGCCTGAAGTCCAGCGCACAGGCTGGCGTTGAGTCGCGCGCCAAGCTGGCGCAGCAGATGAACGACCAGATCTTCTCCTACGGCGAACTCGCCTTCCAGGAGGTCGAGACCTCGAAGTACGTGACCGGCGTGCTGGAGGCCAACGGCTTCAAGGTCGAGCGCGGCGTGGCCGGGCTGCCCACCGGCTGGACGGCGACCTGGACCCACGGCTCGGGCGGGCCGGTGATCGTGCTGGGCAGCGACATCGACGGCATCCCGAAGGCCTCGCAGAAGCCCGGCGTGCCCTGGCACGACCCGCTGGTCGCCGGCGCCCCGGGCCATGGCGAGGGGCATAATTCCGGCCAGGCGGTGAACGTGGTCGCGGCCCTGGCGGTCAAGGACCTGATGGAGAAGAATGACATCGCCGGGACCCTGGTCCTGTGGCCCGGCGTCGCCGAGGAGCTGGTGGCCGGCAAGGCCTACATGGTCCGCGACGGGGTGTTCAAGAACGCCGACGTGGCGCTCTTCACCCATGTGGGCTCCAACCTCGGAACCGGCTGGGGCGCGACCTCCGGCACCGGCCTCGTCTCGGTCGAATACACCTTCAAGGGTGCGGCGGCCCACTCGGCAGGCTCGCCGTGGCGCGGCCGCAGCGCCCTGGATGCGGTCGAGCTCATGAACATGGGCTGGAACATGCGGCGCGAGCATCTGCGTCCCGAGCAGCGCTCGCACTACGTCATCACCGACGGCGGCGACCAGCCCAACGTCGTCCCGTCCACGGCGACCGTCTGGTATTACTTCCGCGAACAGACCTTCGACGGCATCAGGAAGAACTACGAGATCGGCAACGCCATGGCCGAGGGCGCCGCCAAGATGACCGACACCACGGCCTCTTGGCGCATCCTCGGGACCGCCGCCCCGCGCCACTTCAACCGTCCGCTGGCCGAGGCGGCCAAGGCCAATATCGACAAGGTCGGCCTGCCCAAGTGGACCGCCGACGAGCAGGCCTTCGCCAAGGCGGTGCAGAAGAACCTCGGCTCGGCCACCCAGAAAGGACTGGCCACCGAGCTCGACAAGCTGGAGGCGCCTGTCGAAAAGCCCGCCAGCGGCGGCTCCGACGACATCGGCGACATCTCCTGGACCCTGCCGACCATCACCGTGGTCTATCCGGCGAACATCCCGGACCTGCCCGGCCACCACTGGGCGAACGCCATCTCCATGGCCACGCCGATCGCCCACAAGGGCGTGGTCGCCGGCTCGAAGGTCATCGCCATGACCATGGTGGACGTGCTGACCGAGCCCGCCTTGCGCAAGAACGCCAAGGACTACTTCGTGAACGTCCAGACCAAGACCCAGAAGTACGTGCCGATGATCGGCCCGAACGACAAGCCGGCCATCGAGATCAACAGCGAGGTGATGGCCAGGTACCGGCCGCAGATGCGGGAGCTCTACTACGACCCGGCCCGCTACCCGACCTATCTGGAACAGCTCGGCGTGAAGTGGCCGGTCACCGACCTGACCCCGCCGGCCGGCTACAAGGTCGACTGA
- a CDS encoding cystathionine gamma-synthase has translation MTDEDQNGGRHGRNRLEFATRVIHGGQSPDPTTGAVIPPIYATSTYAQQSPGEHKGFEYSRSQNPTRFAFERAIADLESGTRGFAFASGLAAISTFLEVLDAGAHVIASEDLYGGSFRLFDKVRRRTAGLEFSFVDMSDLAAVEAAITPRTRLIWVETPTNPLLRLADLAAIADLARRRGILAAADNTFASPYCQRPLEFGFDAVMHSTTKYVSGHSDIVGGALVVGQNKELAHQLAFLQNAVGAVASPFDSFLALRGVKTLALRMQRHCENGMAIARWLEGRSDVAKVIYPGLDSHPQHDLARRQMTGGFGGMISAVLDRDLAGTRRMLERTRLFTLAESLGGVESLIEHPAIMTHASIPPETRARIGIDDGLIRLSVGIEDAGDLIADLEQALA, from the coding sequence GTGACGGACGAGGATCAGAACGGCGGCCGCCACGGTCGGAACCGCCTGGAATTTGCGACGCGCGTCATCCATGGCGGCCAGTCGCCGGACCCCACGACCGGGGCGGTCATACCGCCGATCTACGCCACCTCAACCTACGCCCAGCAGAGCCCTGGCGAGCACAAAGGCTTCGAATATTCCCGCAGTCAGAACCCGACCCGCTTCGCCTTCGAGCGGGCCATCGCCGACCTGGAAAGCGGGACGCGGGGCTTCGCCTTCGCCTCGGGGCTGGCGGCGATCTCGACCTTTCTCGAGGTGCTGGACGCCGGCGCCCACGTGATCGCCAGCGAGGACCTGTACGGCGGCTCATTCCGCCTGTTCGACAAGGTCCGCCGCCGCACCGCGGGTCTGGAGTTCAGCTTCGTCGACATGAGCGACCTGGCGGCCGTCGAGGCGGCGATCACGCCGCGGACCCGGCTGATCTGGGTGGAGACGCCCACCAATCCACTGCTGCGGCTGGCCGACCTGGCGGCCATCGCCGACCTCGCCAGGCGGCGCGGAATCCTGGCGGCGGCGGACAACACCTTCGCCAGCCCCTACTGCCAGCGGCCGCTGGAGTTCGGGTTCGACGCGGTGATGCACTCCACCACCAAGTACGTCTCAGGCCATTCCGACATCGTCGGCGGGGCCCTGGTGGTCGGGCAAAACAAGGAGCTGGCCCACCAGTTGGCCTTCCTGCAGAACGCCGTGGGGGCCGTCGCCTCGCCTTTCGACTCGTTCCTGGCCCTGCGCGGGGTGAAGACCCTGGCCCTGCGCATGCAGCGGCATTGCGAGAACGGCATGGCGATCGCCCGCTGGCTGGAAGGCCGAAGCGACGTGGCCAAGGTCATCTATCCGGGCCTCGATAGCCATCCGCAGCACGACCTCGCCAGGCGCCAGATGACCGGCGGCTTCGGCGGCATGATTTCGGCGGTGCTCGACCGCGACCTGGCTGGGACGCGGCGAATGCTGGAGCGGACGCGGCTGTTCACTCTCGCGGAAAGCCTGGGCGGGGTCGAAAGCCTGATCGAGCATCCGGCGATCATGACCCACGCCTCGATCCCGCCCGAGACGCGGGCGCGGATCGGCATAGACGACGGCCTGATCCGCCTGTCGGTCGGGATCGAGGACGCCGGCGACCTGATCGCAGACCTGGAGCAGGCGCTGGCCTAA
- a CDS encoding amidohydrolase family protein: MISRFLLSAAMAAVLAAPAFADAPKADAPKWDVNAPPGPTRQVPIDVTSGTWMSLDVSPDGKEVVFDLLGDLYAMPISGGEARPLTSGMAWDMQPRYSPNGRWIAFTSDRGGGDNIWIVDRNGGQPRQVTKETFRLLSQPSWTPDSEFIVARKHFSSTRSLGAGEMWLYHRSGGEGLQLTKKRTDQKDSGEPAFSPDGRYLYFSDDSTPGGVFEYSKDVNSQIYVIQRLDRENGKVEPYVTGPGGSIRPTPSPDGKSLAFIRRVRYKTVLYVMDIASGRETPVFDGLDRDMQETWAIHGVYPTLAWTPDNRSLVVWAGGKIKKIDVASKSVAEIPFHVQGSRTVQEAVRFPVEVAPKDFKVRMLRWTSVNPQGDKVVYQALGHLWIKDLKSGAAPRRLTRQSDHFEFYPSWSRDGRSIVYTTWNDQDFGTVRVVGAGGGEGKVISSQPGHYVEPVFSPDGSQVVYRAVSDGFLTSAMWGREPGLYAVSAKGGAKAERISDKGVQPQFGASSDRVFFMTLEAEDKRALRSVELDGSDERTHLMSEFATEYALSPDEKFVAWTERFNAYVTPFVATGQTVDLSPKTASIPVSRVTRDAGEFLHWSGDGQRLWWSMGPELYSRDLKEAFAFVDGAPAELPKPAEQGIDISFTQAAAAPQGRIAFTGARIVTMKGDEVVENGTVVVNGNRIEAVGPSASVAVPAGAKVIDAAGKTIIPGLVDVHWHGSMGAEQLIPQQSWVNYAALAFGVTTIHDPSNDSGEIFAHSELQKAGEVIGPRIFSTGTILYGAKSPYTAQIDSLDDARSTLRRMKAIGAFSVKSYNQPRRDERQQILAAARELGVMVVPEGGSLFEHNMTMVVDGHTGVEHSIPVAKVYDDVRQLWPATKVGYTPTLIVAYGGSFGENYWYEHTDVWADERLSNFVPRRVLDARARRRIKMPDEEYNHVEIAKVAKELNDLGVSVQLGAHGQREGLGAHWELWMFAQGGMTPMQALRAGTLSGAQYLGMDKDIGSLEPGKLADLLVLDANPLENIRNSASIHYTVANGRVFEAMTMTELGKPAHKPFWFSQPGGEGWGAASTVSVSHQED; this comes from the coding sequence ATGATCTCTCGTTTTCTGCTTTCAGCGGCGATGGCCGCCGTCCTCGCCGCGCCGGCCTTCGCCGATGCGCCCAAGGCGGACGCTCCCAAGTGGGACGTGAACGCGCCGCCGGGCCCGACCCGTCAGGTTCCGATCGACGTCACCTCCGGCACTTGGATGAGCCTGGACGTCAGCCCTGACGGCAAGGAGGTCGTGTTCGACCTGCTGGGCGACCTCTACGCCATGCCGATCTCCGGCGGTGAGGCGCGCCCGCTGACCAGCGGCATGGCCTGGGACATGCAGCCCCGCTATTCGCCCAACGGCCGCTGGATCGCCTTCACCTCCGACCGCGGCGGCGGTGACAACATCTGGATCGTCGACCGCAACGGCGGCCAGCCGCGGCAGGTGACCAAGGAGACCTTCCGCCTGCTCAGCCAGCCGTCCTGGACCCCGGACTCCGAGTTCATCGTCGCCCGCAAGCACTTCTCCTCGACCCGCTCCCTGGGGGCCGGCGAGATGTGGCTCTACCACCGCTCGGGCGGCGAGGGCCTGCAGCTCACCAAGAAGCGCACCGACCAGAAGGACTCCGGCGAACCGGCCTTCTCGCCGGACGGCCGCTATCTCTATTTCAGCGACGATTCCACGCCCGGCGGGGTCTTCGAGTACTCCAAGGACGTCAACAGCCAGATCTACGTGATCCAGCGGCTGGACCGCGAGAATGGCAAGGTCGAGCCCTACGTCACCGGCCCCGGCGGCTCGATCCGCCCGACGCCGTCTCCGGACGGCAAGTCCTTGGCCTTCATCCGGCGCGTCCGCTACAAGACCGTGCTCTACGTGATGGACATCGCCTCTGGCCGCGAGACGCCGGTGTTCGACGGTCTCGACCGCGACATGCAGGAGACCTGGGCCATCCACGGGGTCTATCCGACCCTGGCCTGGACGCCGGACAACCGCTCTCTCGTCGTCTGGGCTGGCGGCAAGATCAAGAAGATCGACGTCGCCTCCAAGTCCGTCGCCGAGATCCCCTTCCACGTCCAGGGCTCGCGAACCGTGCAGGAGGCCGTGCGCTTCCCGGTCGAGGTCGCGCCCAAGGACTTCAAGGTCCGCATGCTGCGCTGGACCTCGGTGAACCCGCAGGGCGACAAGGTCGTCTACCAGGCGCTCGGCCATCTCTGGATCAAGGACCTGAAGAGCGGTGCGGCCCCGCGTCGCCTGACTCGCCAGAGCGACCATTTCGAGTTCTATCCGTCCTGGTCCCGTGACGGCCGCTCCATCGTCTACACCACCTGGAACGACCAGGACTTCGGGACCGTCCGCGTGGTCGGCGCCGGCGGCGGCGAGGGCAAGGTGATCTCCAGCCAGCCCGGCCACTATGTCGAGCCGGTCTTCAGCCCGGACGGCTCGCAGGTGGTCTATCGCGCGGTGTCCGATGGCTTCCTGACCTCGGCCATGTGGGGCCGCGAGCCGGGGCTCTATGCGGTCTCGGCCAAGGGCGGGGCCAAGGCCGAACGCATCTCCGACAAGGGCGTGCAACCGCAGTTCGGCGCCTCCAGCGACCGGGTCTTCTTCATGACCCTGGAGGCCGAGGACAAGCGCGCCCTGCGCTCGGTCGAGCTCGACGGCTCGGACGAACGCACCCACCTGATGAGCGAGTTCGCCACCGAATATGCGCTCAGCCCCGACGAGAAGTTCGTGGCCTGGACCGAGCGGTTCAACGCCTATGTCACGCCCTTTGTCGCCACCGGCCAGACGGTGGACCTGTCGCCCAAGACCGCCTCGATCCCGGTCAGCCGCGTGACCCGCGACGCCGGGGAGTTCCTGCACTGGTCGGGCGATGGCCAGCGTCTCTGGTGGTCGATGGGGCCGGAACTCTATTCCCGCGATCTGAAGGAGGCCTTCGCCTTCGTCGACGGCGCGCCGGCCGAGCTGCCCAAGCCGGCCGAGCAGGGGATCGACATCTCCTTCACCCAGGCCGCCGCCGCCCCGCAGGGCCGCATCGCCTTCACCGGCGCGCGGATCGTCACCATGAAGGGCGACGAGGTCGTCGAGAACGGCACGGTGGTCGTCAACGGCAACCGGATCGAGGCCGTCGGTCCCAGCGCTTCGGTCGCGGTCCCGGCCGGCGCCAAGGTCATCGACGCCGCCGGCAAGACCATCATCCCCGGCCTGGTGGACGTCCACTGGCACGGCTCCATGGGCGCTGAGCAGCTCATCCCGCAGCAGAGCTGGGTGAACTATGCGGCCCTGGCCTTCGGGGTCACCACCATCCACGACCCGTCCAACGACTCCGGCGAGATCTTCGCCCACAGCGAGCTGCAGAAGGCCGGCGAGGTGATCGGCCCGCGGATCTTCTCCACCGGCACCATCCTCTACGGCGCCAAGTCGCCCTACACCGCCCAGATCGACAGCCTCGACGACGCCCGCTCCACCCTGCGGCGGATGAAGGCGATCGGGGCCTTCAGCGTGAAGAGCTACAACCAGCCGCGCCGCGACGAGCGCCAGCAGATCCTCGCCGCCGCGCGCGAGCTGGGCGTCATGGTGGTGCCGGAGGGCGGCTCGCTGTTCGAGCACAACATGACCATGGTCGTGGACGGCCACACCGGGGTCGAGCACTCCATCCCGGTGGCCAAGGTCTATGACGACGTGCGCCAGCTCTGGCCGGCCACCAAGGTCGGCTACACCCCGACCCTGATCGTCGCCTACGGCGGCTCCTTCGGCGAAAACTACTGGTACGAGCACACCGACGTCTGGGCCGACGAGCGGCTCTCCAACTTCGTCCCGCGCCGGGTCCTCGACGCCCGCGCCCGCCGCCGGATCAAGATGCCCGACGAGGAGTACAACCATGTCGAGATCGCCAAGGTGGCCAAGGAGCTGAACGACCTCGGCGTCTCGGTGCAGCTCGGGGCCCACGGTCAGCGCGAGGGCCTGGGCGCCCACTGGGAGCTCTGGATGTTCGCGCAGGGCGGCATGACCCCGATGCAGGCGCTGCGCGCGGGCACCCTCTCGGGCGCCCAGTACTTGGGCATGGACAAGGACATCGGCTCCCTGGAGCCCGGCAAGCTCGCCGACCTGCTGGTGCTCGACGCCAACCCTCTGGAGAACATCCGCAACAGCGCCTCGATCCACTACACGGTCGCCAACGGCCGGGTGTTCGAGGCCATGACCATGACCGAGCTCGGCAAGCCCGCCCACAAGCCGTTCTGGTTCTCGCAGCCGGGCGGGGAGGGCTGGGGCGCGGCCTCGACCGTCTCCGTCAGCCACCAGGAGGACTGA
- a CDS encoding cystathionine beta-synthase, producing MTQGAIPLPPPARSALDLIGRTPMVELLGFDTGPCRLFVKLESANPGGSIKDRIARSMIEAAEADGSLKPGGTIVEATAGNTGLGLAQVGVLKGYKILLVVPDKMSREKIQHLRAMGVDVRITRSDVGKGHPEYYQDMAERLAAGIPGAIFINQFANPANPLAHETTTGPEILEQMEGDIDAMVVGVGSGGTLTGLGRFFAKASPKTKMVLADPEGSVLAPLVNTGKMIEPGSWVVEGIGEDFVPVNCDLSLVSTAYTIPDTESIAAARELLSRAGVLGGSSSGTLLAGALRYCREQTEPKRVVTLVCDTGAKYLSKVYNDSWLAEQGLTDRRLHGDLRDLIGRSADEGAAVTVGPSDNLLTAYNRMRQADVSQLPVLDGGRLIGLIDESDLLEAIEDSKPDRRFLQPVSAAMTAKLDTLQASDPLDALLPVFERDQVAIVLEGHEFVGLITRIDLINYLRRAA from the coding sequence ATGACCCAAGGCGCAATCCCGTTGCCGCCTCCGGCCAGGTCGGCGCTCGACCTCATCGGTCGGACCCCCATGGTCGAGTTGCTCGGCTTCGACACCGGCCCCTGCCGCTTGTTCGTAAAGCTCGAGAGCGCCAATCCCGGCGGCTCCATCAAGGACCGGATCGCTCGCTCGATGATCGAGGCGGCCGAAGCGGACGGTTCGCTGAAGCCCGGCGGGACCATCGTCGAGGCCACCGCCGGCAACACCGGCCTGGGCCTGGCGCAGGTCGGCGTGCTGAAGGGCTACAAGATCCTGCTGGTGGTCCCCGACAAGATGAGCCGGGAGAAGATCCAGCACCTGCGGGCCATGGGGGTGGACGTGCGCATCACCCGGTCCGACGTGGGCAAGGGCCATCCCGAGTACTACCAGGACATGGCCGAGCGCCTGGCCGCCGGCATACCCGGGGCGATCTTCATCAACCAGTTCGCCAACCCGGCCAATCCGCTGGCGCACGAGACCACCACCGGCCCGGAAATCCTGGAGCAGATGGAGGGCGACATCGACGCCATGGTGGTCGGGGTGGGGTCGGGCGGCACGCTCACCGGCCTCGGCCGCTTCTTCGCCAAGGCCTCGCCCAAGACGAAGATGGTGCTGGCCGATCCCGAAGGCTCGGTCCTCGCGCCGCTGGTCAACACGGGCAAGATGATCGAGCCCGGCTCGTGGGTGGTCGAAGGCATCGGCGAGGACTTCGTGCCGGTCAATTGCGACCTGTCGCTGGTGTCGACCGCCTACACCATTCCCGACACCGAGAGCATCGCCGCGGCCCGCGAGCTGCTCTCTCGCGCCGGGGTGCTGGGCGGCTCGTCGTCCGGCACCCTGCTGGCGGGCGCGCTTCGCTATTGCCGCGAGCAGACCGAGCCCAAGCGGGTGGTGACCCTGGTCTGCGACACCGGCGCCAAGTACCTGTCCAAGGTCTACAACGATAGCTGGCTGGCCGAGCAGGGCCTTACCGACCGGCGCCTGCACGGCGACCTGCGCGACCTGATCGGGCGCTCGGCGGACGAGGGGGCGGCGGTCACGGTGGGGCCGTCGGACAACCTGCTGACCGCCTACAACCGAATGCGCCAGGCCGATGTCAGCCAGCTTCCGGTGCTGGACGGCGGCCGGCTGATCGGCCTGATCGACGAGAGCGACCTGCTTGAGGCCATCGAGGACTCCAAGCCCGACAGGCGCTTCTTGCAGCCGGTCTCGGCGGCGATGACCGCCAAGCTCGACACCCTGCAGGCCAGCGATCCGCTGGACGCCCTGCTGCCGGTCTTCGAACGCGATCAGGTGGCCATCGTGCTGGAAGGCCACGAATTCGTCGGGCTGATCACCCGCATCGACCTCATCAACTATCTACGGCGGGCAGCGTGA
- a CDS encoding TetR/AcrR family transcriptional regulator, translating into MAAVSLERRRTYHVGNVRGQLLAAARDILQESGRAGLSLRAIADRAGVAPGTVYYHYADKAALLAGLAIDGFRQLADAMRLAYERRGLDSGLRSTGLAYISFLREKPELYELMFEARDGARRDDVMGAEAEAMAVSRTAIMEDFVGHHPPELSQMIAEAIWAWGRGIAAVSLSRARPGDGPEGETLEAGVRGLEALILGR; encoded by the coding sequence ATGGCGGCGGTGAGCCTGGAGCGTCGGCGCACTTACCACGTGGGCAATGTCAGGGGGCAACTTCTGGCTGCGGCCCGCGACATCCTGCAGGAAAGCGGCCGGGCTGGTCTTTCGCTGCGGGCGATCGCCGATCGGGCCGGCGTAGCGCCCGGAACGGTCTATTACCACTACGCCGACAAGGCCGCGCTGCTCGCCGGTCTGGCCATCGACGGCTTTCGCCAGCTCGCGGACGCCATGCGCCTGGCCTACGAACGCCGCGGCCTCGACAGCGGGCTGAGGTCGACCGGCCTGGCCTACATCTCCTTCCTGCGCGAGAAGCCCGAACTCTACGAGCTGATGTTCGAGGCGCGCGACGGCGCCCGCCGCGACGACGTCATGGGCGCGGAGGCCGAGGCGATGGCCGTCTCGCGCACGGCGATCATGGAGGATTTCGTCGGCCATCATCCGCCCGAGCTTTCCCAGATGATCGCCGAGGCGATCTGGGCCTGGGGGCGCGGAATCGCCGCCGTCTCGCTTTCCCGCGCGCGCCCTGGCGACGGGCCGGAGGGCGAGACCCTCGAAGCCGGGGTGCGTGGACTCGAGGCGCTGATCCTCGGCCGCTAG
- the pth2 gene encoding peptidyl-tRNA hydrolase Pth2 produces the protein MKQVIVVNEALGLPPGKMAAQVAHAAVGGLLNAPRDKQAGWLQAGMPKVVLRCGSQDELFALAEQAQAAGLPVMLIRDAGRTVVEAGTPTCVGIGPDEISRIDAVTGSLKLMR, from the coding sequence ATGAAACAGGTCATCGTCGTCAACGAGGCCCTGGGCCTGCCGCCCGGCAAGATGGCCGCCCAGGTGGCGCATGCGGCTGTCGGGGGACTGCTCAACGCGCCGCGGGATAAGCAGGCAGGCTGGCTGCAGGCGGGCATGCCCAAGGTGGTGCTGCGTTGCGGATCGCAGGACGAGCTCTTCGCCCTGGCCGAGCAGGCGCAGGCGGCCGGCCTGCCGGTGATGCTGATCCGCGACGCCGGGCGGACGGTGGTGGAAGCCGGCACGCCGACCTGCGTGGGCATCGGCCCCGACGAGATTTCCAGGATCGACGCCGTGACCGGCTCGCTGAAGCTTATGAGGTGA